In the genome of Streptomyces aquilus, the window CTGCTCGTGCCCGCCGAGCACGCCGACGACCTGACCGTCCCCGTTCACCCAGGGGCTGCCGCTGGTCCCGCCGCTGAGGTCGGGACAGTCGATGCGCTGCTGCGTACGGCTGTGCGCGATCGGCTTGTTGGTGCACCGCAGCGGGACCTCACGGGAGTTGGGGTACCCGGTGACGGTCACGGCGGTGGCGCCGGTGGCGGTGCCGGTGGTGAAGCGGTTCGCGCCGACGACGTCCTCGACGCCCTCGCCGTGCCGCTCGGCCACCTCCGCGAAGGCCACGTCGCTGTCCTCGTCCCACCCGTCGGGCAGGAAGCGCCGCGTCACCCGCCACTTCCCGTACGGCGCCCGACCGTTGCGGTAGCCCGGCACGAACTCGAGAGCGTCCTCGGTGCCGTCGAGACAGTGGGCGGCGGTCACGACGAGGTCCCGGCCCGGGCTGTGCACGACGGACGCCGTGCAGAAGTGCTCTCCGTCGTCGAACAGCGCCCCGACTCTCGCCGTCTCCGCGTTTGCCTGCGCGACGGCGGTGACACCGAACGGTCCTGGCCCGTCGTCGGCGGCCGCCTCGGAGGCAGAGGTGACGGCGAGCAGCACGAGGGCGACACAGAGGGGCGTGTGCTTCATCGAAGTCAGTGTGGCCGCCGAAGGTGAGAGAGGGGTCAGACGGCTGCGCCGTCCGGGGGAACGGGTCCTTACGTCACTCACCGTCTCGGCCCTCGCCGTCGCCGCCTCCATGGCGCTCGCCGTTCCGGCGACCGCCTTCGCGGCGGACGCCGACCCGTCGCCCACCACGCCGTCGGCCTAGCCCCGCACAGCGGCCTCCAGGGGGAACCTCACCCCGGTCAGTTCCTCCGACGCGCTCCACAGGCGTCGTGCGGCCACCGTGTCGCTCGCCGCGCGGGAGCGGCTGACCAGCGTCGGGGCGCCGCGCCACTCGCCCAGCCCGTCCGGGCCGGCGTAGCTCGCGCCGGGGATGTCCTCGGTCGCCGCGAACAGGGTGGGCCGGGCGCCCGCGCGGTCGTCCTGGGCGAGGAGCCTGTTGCCGATCGCCATGCCGAGGCGCATCAGGGGGTTGGCGTGATGGCTCTGGAGGTTGGTGGCCGCCCAGCCGGGGTGCGCGGCGGTGGCGCGGACCGGCGAGCCCGCCTCCGTCAGCCTGCGCTGGAGTTCCAGCACGAAGAGCAGGTTGGCGAGCTTGGACTGGGCGTAGGCGCGGGTCGGGCTGTAGTTCGAGGTGAGATTCAGATCGTCGAAGTGGATCTTCTGGTCGCCGAAGCGGTGGGCGCCCGACGCCACCGTGACCACCCGGTCCGTGACGTGCGGCAGGAGCAGGTTCGTCAGCGCGAAGTGCCCCAGGTGGTTTGTGCCGAACTGCATCTCGAAGCCGTCCCGCGTCCGCTGCTGGGGCAGCATCATCACGCCCGCGTTGTTGATCAGCAGGCTCAGCGGCCGCCCCTCCCAGCCGTCCGCGAACTCCCGCACCGACGACAGGTCCGCCAGATCGAGCCGCCGCACCTCGGTGCTGCCGTTCACGCCCGCCGCCGCGGCCCGCCCCCGCTCCACGTCCCGTACGGCGAACACGACATGCGCGCCCGCCCGGGCCAGCCCTTCCGCGGCGCGCAGCCCGATGCCGCTGTTGGCTCCCGTGACGACGGCCGTGCGGCCCGCGAGGTCAGGGAGGTCGTTCGGATTCCATGCGTTCTGCTTGTCGGCCATGGCCTCAATGTAGGCGTCGCCAACAATGCTGTCAATGACAACAATGATGGCGACGCCAACATACGGATACGATGGTGTCCATGTCCGCGAGCCGCCCCTACCACCACGGAGACCTGCGCTCGGCGCTGCTCACCTCCGCCGAACGCACCCTGCGCGACAAGGGCGCCGCAGCGCTGTCACTGCGCGAGCTGGCCCGGGACATCGGCGTCAGCCACGCCGCCCCCGGCCGGCACTTCAAGGACAAGCAGGCCCTGCTCGACGCACTCGCGCTCGACGGCTACGACCGCCTGATGCAGACCCTCGCCACCGCCGACGACCCCACCCTTCCGCTCCAGCCCCGCCTCACCGGCCTCACCCGCGCCTATCTGCGGTTCGCCACCGACAACGCGGCACTGCTGGAGCTCATGTACTCCCTCAAGCACGACCCGGACGCCTCCGGGCAGATGGCCGCCGCGGCCGAGCGCACGGTGCAGTCCCTGGCCGCGATCGTCGCGGAGGCCCAGCAGCGCGGCGAGATCGTCGAGGGCGACCCGGCCGTGCTCACCCTCACCGTGGGCGCCGCGCTGCACGGCATCGCCACGTTCGCGGCCAACGGCCACACCGACGCCCAGGCGGCCGTCGACAGCGTCGACACCCTCGTCCATCTCCTGTTGCACGGCCTGTTGCCCCGATGACCCCCGCGGCCCGCTCGCTGTGAGCCGGCTGTGCGCACAGTCAAGCCACAGCCAACCCATGGCCATCGGCCCGCCATTGATCAGTAAGCCCCCACGCCCCTGAGTCATGCGGAAGTCAGAGTTCCGCAACGCGTCTTGTTGTCACGTACTCAACAAGGGGATGGTCTACGCGGGTCGCCGCCCCCACCGGGAACCTCACCGGTGGTCCCCCACCGCAGGCCTCTGCAACCCCACTCACAGGAGGCTGTACGTTGCGTACGCCCAACTCCCCCCACATACCCGGCAGATGGCGCAAGGCGGGCTCCGCCGCCGCGGCCACCACCGCACTCCTCCTCGCCGGCCTCGGCACCGCCGCCCAGGCACACGCCGACACCCCCACGCCGCACAAGGCGAGCGCGAAGGCCATCGCGGCGCAGGTCGCCAAGGCCCATGTGCAGTACGAGAGTTCCTGCGCCGCGGCCCCCAAGAAGGGCTACGCCGCCTGCAACGCGCTCCGCGTCACCGCGGGCACCACCGCATTCATGGAGAAGCAGGCCGCGCTGAAGGGCACGACTCCCAAGTCCCTCAAGCCGAACGCCACTTCCGCCACCCCCACCGGCTACGGCCCGAGCGACCTCCAGGACGCCTACGGCCTGACCGACGCCGCCGCCTCGAACGGCTCGGGCGAGACGATCGCGATCGTCGACGCGTACGACGACCCCAACGCGGCGGCCGACCTGGCCACCTACCGCTCGTACTACGGCCTCCCGGCCTGCACGACGGCCAACGGCTGCTTCAAGAAGGTCAGCCAGACCGGCTCCACGACCTCCCTCCCCACCGCCGACAGCGGCTGGGCCGGCGAGATCTCCCTCGACCTCGACATGGTCTCCGCCATCGCCCCCAACGCCAACATCCTCCTGGTCGAGGCGAAGTCGTCGAGCATGGCCAACCTGGGCACGGCCGTGAACGAGGCGGTCAAGCTCGGCGCGAAGTTCGTCTCCAACTCCTACGGCGGCGGCGAGTCGTCGAGCGACTCCTCCTACGACTCCTCCTACTTCAACCACCCCGGCGTCGCCATCACCGTCTCCGCGGGCGACGAGGGCTACGGCGCCGAGTACCCGGCCGCGTCGAAGTACGTGACCGCGGTCGGCGGCACGAAGCTCTCCACGTCCTCCACCAGCCGCGGCTGGACGGAGTCCGTCTGGAACACCAGCAGCACCGAGGGCACCGGCTCCGGCTGCTCCGCGTACGACGCCAAGCCGTCCTGGCAGACCGACACGAGCTGCTCGAAGCGCATGATCGCCGACGTCTCCGCGGTCGCCGACCCGGCGACGGGTGTGTCCGTCTACGACTCCTACGGCTCCGACGGCACCGGCTGGAACACCTACGGCGGCACCAGCGCCTCGGCCCCGATCATCGCGTCGGTGTACGCCCTCGCGGGCACCCCGGGCAGCAGCGACTACCCGGCCTCCTACCCCTACGCGGACACCTCCGCCCTGAACGACGTGACGAGCGGCAGCAACGGCTCCTGCACCACGAGCTACTTCTGCACGGCCAGGTCGGGCTACGACGGCCCGACGGGCTGGGGAACCCCGGCCGGGCTGGACGCCTTCACCGGCTGACCCGCGCCAGGAAGAAACTCCCCGTCGGGTCACGGGGAGCCGCCCTGAGAGGGGGGACGTGGGGTCCCCTTCGGCGGCACACACGGCAACGGGCCGCGCCATCCGGTCGCGGCCCGTTCGCCGTCCACCTGTGCATCGGGTCAAGCAACCGCCGTGCGCCGCCCATTGAGCGGCCATCAGGAAGTAAGCCCCGACCCCCGTTCGGTATGGCGGAAGTCAGGATTCCACCACCCTCCTTGTTGTCACGTACTCAACAAGAGACCGTCGTTCCGGGCCGCCGCCCGCCGCCGGGTCCACCGCTCCGGCGACCCGCACCCGCACCGCTCCTGTTCCACCACCTTCAGGAGGCTGCACGATGCGCACGACCCCCACCGACAGACCCTCCCCGCTGACGAGATGGCGCCGGATCGGCACCGCGGCCGCCGCCGTGACGCTGCTGCTCACCGGTCTCGGCACCGCGGCCGGCGAGGCGAACGCGGCCGTCCCGGCCAAGGTCACCTGGGCCGCGACCCCCTGCTCCACTCCCCACAGGACGGGCGAGCTGGCCTGCGACTCCCTCCGCGTCACGGGCGGCACCACGGCCTTCCAGCGGGCGAACGGCGTGACCCCCAAGGCCGCCGACGCCACCACCCCCTCCGGCTACGGCCCGAGCGACCTCCAGGACGCCTACGGCCTCACGTCCGCCGCCGCCTCCAACGGCTCCGGCGAGACGATCGCCATCGTCGACGCGTACAACGACCCCAACGCGGCGGCCGACCTGGCCACCTACCGCTCGTACTACGGCCTCCCGGCCTGCACCACCGCCAACGGCTGCTTCAAGAAGGTCAGCCAGACCGGCTCCACGACCTCCCTCCCCACCAGCGACACCGGCTGGTCGGAGGAGATCTCCCTCGACCTCGACATGGCGTCGGCCGTCTGCCCGAACTGCAACATCCTCCTGGTCGAGGCCAAGTCGGCCACCATGGCCAACCTGGGCACGGCCGTGAACGAGGCGGTCAAGCTCGGCGCGAAGTACGTCTCGAACAGCTACGGCGGCAGCGAGTCGTCGAGCGACACGACGTACGACTCCTCCTACTTCAACCACCCCGGCGTCGCCATCACGGTCAGCGCCGGCGACAGCGGCTACGGCGCGGAATACCCGGCGGCGTCGAAGTACGTGACGTCGGTGGGCGGCACAGCCCTGTCGAGGGCCTCCTCGACGACCCGAGGCTGGTCGGAGACGGTCTGGAAGACCAGCAGCACGGAGGGCACGGGCTCCGGCTGCTCGTCGTACGACGCGAAGCCCTCCTGGCAGACCGACACCAGCTGCACCAAGCGCATGATCGCGGACGTCTCGGCGGTGGCCGACCCGGCGACGGGCGTCTCGGTCTACGACTCCTACGGCATCACCGCGGGCTGGTACACCTTCGGCGGCACGAGCGCGTCCGCGCCGATCATCGCGGGCGTCTACGCCCTGGCGGGCACGCCGGGGAGCAGCGACTACCCCGCCTCCTACCCCTACGCGCACACCTCCGCCCTGAACGACGTGACCTCGGGCAACAACGGCACCTGCACCACGAGCTACTACTGCACGGCCAGGTCGGGATATGACGGCCCGACAGGCTGGGGAACCCCGGAGGGAGTGG includes:
- a CDS encoding S53 family peptidase, which translates into the protein MRTPNSPHIPGRWRKAGSAAAATTALLLAGLGTAAQAHADTPTPHKASAKAIAAQVAKAHVQYESSCAAAPKKGYAACNALRVTAGTTAFMEKQAALKGTTPKSLKPNATSATPTGYGPSDLQDAYGLTDAAASNGSGETIAIVDAYDDPNAAADLATYRSYYGLPACTTANGCFKKVSQTGSTTSLPTADSGWAGEISLDLDMVSAIAPNANILLVEAKSSSMANLGTAVNEAVKLGAKFVSNSYGGGESSSDSSYDSSYFNHPGVAITVSAGDEGYGAEYPAASKYVTAVGGTKLSTSSTSRGWTESVWNTSSTEGTGSGCSAYDAKPSWQTDTSCSKRMIADVSAVADPATGVSVYDSYGSDGTGWNTYGGTSASAPIIASVYALAGTPGSSDYPASYPYADTSALNDVTSGSNGSCTTSYFCTARSGYDGPTGWGTPAGLDAFTG
- a CDS encoding TetR/AcrR family transcriptional regulator, whose translation is MVSMSASRPYHHGDLRSALLTSAERTLRDKGAAALSLRELARDIGVSHAAPGRHFKDKQALLDALALDGYDRLMQTLATADDPTLPLQPRLTGLTRAYLRFATDNAALLELMYSLKHDPDASGQMAAAAERTVQSLAAIVAEAQQRGEIVEGDPAVLTLTVGAALHGIATFAANGHTDAQAAVDSVDTLVHLLLHGLLPR
- a CDS encoding S53 family peptidase encodes the protein MRTTPTDRPSPLTRWRRIGTAAAAVTLLLTGLGTAAGEANAAVPAKVTWAATPCSTPHRTGELACDSLRVTGGTTAFQRANGVTPKAADATTPSGYGPSDLQDAYGLTSAAASNGSGETIAIVDAYNDPNAAADLATYRSYYGLPACTTANGCFKKVSQTGSTTSLPTSDTGWSEEISLDLDMASAVCPNCNILLVEAKSATMANLGTAVNEAVKLGAKYVSNSYGGSESSSDTTYDSSYFNHPGVAITVSAGDSGYGAEYPAASKYVTSVGGTALSRASSTTRGWSETVWKTSSTEGTGSGCSSYDAKPSWQTDTSCTKRMIADVSAVADPATGVSVYDSYGITAGWYTFGGTSASAPIIAGVYALAGTPGSSDYPASYPYAHTSALNDVTSGNNGTCTTSYYCTARSGYDGPTGWGTPEGVGAFTG
- a CDS encoding oxidoreductase, with product MADKQNAWNPNDLPDLAGRTAVVTGANSGIGLRAAEGLARAGAHVVFAVRDVERGRAAAAGVNGSTEVRRLDLADLSSVREFADGWEGRPLSLLINNAGVMMLPQQRTRDGFEMQFGTNHLGHFALTNLLLPHVTDRVVTVASGAHRFGDQKIHFDDLNLTSNYSPTRAYAQSKLANLLFVLELQRRLTEAGSPVRATAAHPGWAATNLQSHHANPLMRLGMAIGNRLLAQDDRAGARPTLFAATEDIPGASYAGPDGLGEWRGAPTLVSRSRAASDTVAARRLWSASEELTGVRFPLEAAVRG
- a CDS encoding trypsin-like serine peptidase, producing MKHTPLCVALVLLAVTSASEAAADDGPGPFGVTAVAQANAETARVGALFDDGEHFCTASVVHSPGRDLVVTAAHCLDGTEDALEFVPGYRNGRAPYGKWRVTRRFLPDGWDEDSDVAFAEVAERHGEGVEDVVGANRFTTGTATGATAVTVTGYPNSREVPLRCTNKPIAHSRTQQRIDCPDLSGGTSGSPWVNGDGQVVGVLGGHEQGGETDDISYSVVLGSEAAALYRRAVG